Proteins found in one Magnolia sinica isolate HGM2019 chromosome 5, MsV1, whole genome shotgun sequence genomic segment:
- the LOC131247127 gene encoding uncharacterized protein LOC131247127, translating into MGNHIACIHQLPPHPAPARTIKLIKSDGHVKIYDRPIAASELMLQFPKHLICHSDSFFIGQKIPALSATDHLKLGHKYFLLPTHFFQSVLSFVTIASIASSSSPIPPSPSSKKADFIKKAALCRPFDIHKTPSGMLQIRVSDEFISKLMEEGRIKGEDEEGEEENSRTKPKGRVCTTPELEKDYIRLVGFRRSKEWKPKLETIREKKERRKFSSFGIKRRKKGHLPKGSQKSQKSEQQQHLPAKKSQKSEQQQQLLAKKNQKSEQQQQLLAKKNQKSEQQQQLLAKKNQKSEQQQHLLAKKSQKSEQQQHLPAKSKGKWKKVL; encoded by the coding sequence ATGGGCAACCACATAGCCTGCATCCACCAACTTCCACCCCATCCAGCTCCTGCCCGCACCATCAAGCTCATAAAATCCGACGGCCATGTCAAAATCTATGACCGACCCATCGCCGCCTCCGAGCTCATGCTCCAATTCCCCAAACACCTCATCTGCCACTCCGATTCCTTCTTCATCGGTCAAAAGATTCCCGCCCTCTCCGCCACCGATCACCTCAAGCTCGGTCACAAGTACTTCCTCCTCCCTACCCACTTCTTCCAATCCGTTCTTTCCTTCGTCACCATCGCCTCCATCGCTTCCTCCTCCTCTCCAATCCCCCCATCGCCCTCTTCAAAGAAAGCCGACTTCATAAAGAAGGCCGCCTTATGTCGGCCTTTCGACATACACAAGACGCCATCCGGGATGCTCCAGATACGGGTTTCAGACGAATTCATATCGAAGCTGATGGAAGAAGGGAGGATAaaaggagaagatgaagaaggtgAAGAAGAGAATTCAAGAACGAAACCAAAGGGGAGGGTTTGTACGACGCCTGAGTTGGAGAAGGATTACATCAGGTTGGTTGGGTTTAGGCGATCGAAGGAATGGAAGCCGAAGCTCGAGACAAtaagggagaagaaagagaggaggaaGTTTTCGTCTTTTGGGataaagagaaggaagaaaggtcATCTGCCCAAAGGGAGTCAGAAGAGCCAGAAATCTGAACAGCAACAACACCTTCCTGCAAAGAAGAGCCAGAAATCTGAGCAGCAACAACAACTTCTTGCAAAGAAGAATCAGAAATCTGAGCAGCAACAACAACTTCTTGCAAAGAAGAATCAGAAATCTGAGCAGCAACAACAACTTCTTGCAAAGAAGAATCAGAAATCTGAGCAGCAACAACACCTTCTTGCAAAGAAGAGCCAGAAATCTGAGCAGCAGCAACACCTTCCTGCAAAGAGCAAAGGGAAATGGAAGAAAGTGCTTTGA